Proteins found in one Actinokineospora alba genomic segment:
- a CDS encoding helix-turn-helix domain-containing protein, which yields MNSVTALRPEITPLVGAHLIDVYRYAARRGAIESVEQAAVDLGLTVHEVNATVNHLIESRLLRVDPDRRLVPVDPEVAAALLVSPMEREIYQRRELIAQIRERTDVFRQDYVHTGLRGAGSASVESVSGVMEVRGLLKVASDACREEILVLLSGTVETDDFDDFMSVCDRLLSRGVAVRVVCRHKSRTDFATRVKIKKLIDAGAVVRTASHIPRAAVVFDRSSAVLLGDGAAEATASRVRQDEVVEFLLAMIDHLWDSATPLESFESGYAEVADELQQTVACLMAKGFTDEVVARKLGMSVRTCRRHIAALMSDLHAVSRFQAGVQAAQRCLVN from the coding sequence ATGAACTCGGTGACCGCGTTACGCCCCGAAATCACACCGCTCGTCGGAGCCCACCTGATCGATGTCTACCGCTACGCCGCGCGAAGAGGGGCCATCGAGTCGGTCGAACAGGCGGCGGTGGATCTCGGGCTCACGGTCCACGAGGTCAACGCGACGGTGAACCATCTGATCGAGAGCAGGCTGTTGCGGGTCGACCCGGACCGCAGGCTGGTGCCGGTCGACCCCGAGGTGGCGGCGGCGCTGCTGGTGTCCCCGATGGAGCGTGAGATCTACCAGCGCCGGGAGCTGATCGCCCAGATCCGCGAGCGCACCGATGTGTTCCGACAGGACTATGTCCACACGGGCCTGCGCGGCGCGGGGTCCGCCTCGGTGGAGAGTGTCTCCGGGGTCATGGAGGTGCGCGGGCTGCTGAAGGTCGCCAGCGACGCGTGCCGCGAGGAGATCCTGGTCCTGCTGTCGGGGACGGTCGAGACCGACGACTTCGACGACTTCATGAGCGTGTGCGACCGGCTGCTGAGCCGGGGCGTCGCGGTTCGGGTGGTGTGCAGGCACAAGAGCCGCACCGACTTCGCCACCCGGGTGAAGATCAAGAAGCTGATCGACGCGGGCGCCGTCGTCCGCACCGCCAGCCACATCCCGCGGGCCGCTGTCGTGTTCGACCGGTCGTCGGCGGTCCTGCTGGGTGACGGCGCCGCCGAGGCGACCGCTTCACGGGTGCGCCAGGACGAGGTCGTCGAGTTCCTGCTGGCCATGATCGACCACCTGTGGGATTCGGCGACACCGTTGGAGAGCTTCGAATCCGGGTACGCCGAGGTGGCCGACGAACTGCAGCAGACCGTCGCCTGCCTGATGGCGAAGGGCTTCACCGACGAGGTGGTCGCCCGCAAGCTGGGCATGTCGGTGCGCACCTGCCGCCGCCACATCGCCGCCCTGATGAGCGACTTGCACGCCGTGAGCCGCTTCCAGGCCGGTGTCCAAGCCGCACAGCGATGTCTGGTCAATTAG
- a CDS encoding phosphopantetheine-binding protein, translating into MSASEIPDTFQDILRPHLPYADSGELAAASELGGLGLDSMSIVALLADIENSYDVELPDDILNEETFATVGSLWRTLSTLVA; encoded by the coding sequence TTGTCCGCATCCGAAATTCCCGACACGTTTCAGGACATTCTTCGTCCGCATTTGCCGTACGCGGATTCCGGTGAACTGGCGGCGGCGAGCGAGCTGGGCGGCCTCGGGCTGGACTCGATGAGCATCGTGGCCCTGCTGGCCGACATCGAGAACAGCTACGACGTCGAACTGCCCGACGACATCCTCAACGAGGAGACCTTCGCGACCGTCGGCTCGCTGTGGCGGACGCTGTCCACGCTCGTGGCCTGA
- a CDS encoding condensation domain-containing protein has product MHLDAVLSHGQLYSWREVDTYPRDWKKEANLPATWDLRGLTLEQVDSALRRLFDRHEPLRTTYHLRDGEPVQRVHTDLPMPVDRVDRVITDYGDPDRTTAALVDVAFPMTDSLCWRGVLVTTGNVPMFLSLSFSHLIVDVWSIIELESQFKALIENPDAPEPVCLSPRELARQQHEESWQGRQNSAERYWRRVLADDLTHQLPTLPLETTRHRVQATLHSHRLGGLAAQAAKRHGVSAPAVLMGLVAAGLAEHTGAERVAMSLMSSNRFAPELQQVVGTLNQLIPVVTTVDHRSTLAEHITALHWASAKAYRYSLYDLDRVAALAAESNADGDHDCWFNHLFQCWFNYLQLDGQPCDAADESPAELVWTPVARQYGQPFDVRVTVKGGRTSIALRADPDVVSAQGVTDILRAVALGTERAATDPDTTLKDLWSARAEPLAPTLFPPVVPAPPK; this is encoded by the coding sequence GTGCACCTCGACGCCGTCCTCAGCCATGGCCAGCTCTACAGCTGGCGCGAAGTGGACACCTATCCGCGGGACTGGAAGAAGGAAGCCAATCTCCCGGCGACCTGGGACCTGCGCGGCCTGACGCTGGAGCAGGTGGACTCCGCCCTGCGCAGGCTTTTCGACCGCCATGAGCCGCTGCGCACCACCTACCACCTGCGCGACGGCGAGCCCGTGCAGCGGGTCCACACAGACCTGCCGATGCCGGTCGACCGCGTCGACCGGGTGATCACCGACTACGGCGACCCCGACCGGACCACCGCCGCGCTGGTCGACGTCGCGTTCCCGATGACGGATTCCCTGTGCTGGCGCGGAGTCCTGGTCACGACCGGAAACGTCCCGATGTTCCTGTCGCTGTCCTTCTCGCACCTGATCGTCGACGTGTGGTCGATCATCGAGCTCGAGTCGCAGTTCAAGGCGCTCATCGAGAACCCCGACGCACCCGAGCCGGTGTGCCTCTCACCGCGTGAGCTGGCCCGGCAGCAGCACGAGGAATCCTGGCAGGGCAGGCAGAACAGCGCCGAGCGGTACTGGCGCCGCGTCCTGGCCGACGACCTGACCCACCAGCTGCCGACGTTGCCGCTGGAGACCACCCGCCACCGCGTCCAGGCGACGCTGCACTCACACCGCCTCGGCGGGCTGGCCGCCCAGGCCGCCAAGCGGCACGGCGTGTCCGCCCCCGCCGTGCTGATGGGGCTGGTCGCCGCCGGGCTCGCCGAGCACACCGGCGCCGAGCGGGTCGCGATGAGCCTGATGTCGTCGAACCGGTTCGCTCCCGAGTTGCAGCAGGTTGTCGGCACGCTGAACCAGCTGATTCCCGTGGTCACCACGGTCGACCACCGCTCGACGCTGGCCGAGCACATCACCGCCCTGCACTGGGCGAGCGCGAAGGCATACCGGTACTCCCTCTACGACCTCGACCGCGTCGCCGCCCTGGCCGCCGAGTCGAACGCCGACGGCGACCACGACTGCTGGTTCAACCACCTTTTCCAGTGCTGGTTCAACTATCTGCAGCTCGACGGCCAACCGTGCGACGCCGCGGATGAGAGCCCCGCCGAGTTGGTGTGGACCCCGGTCGCCCGCCAGTACGGGCAGCCGTTCGACGTGCGGGTCACGGTCAAGGGCGGGCGCACCAGCATCGCCCTGCGCGCCGATCCCGACGTCGTCTCCGCGCAAGGCGTGACCGACATCCTGCGCGCCGTCGCCCTCGGCACCGAGCGGGCGGCGACCGACCCGGACACCACCCTGAAGGACCTCTGGAGCGCCCGCGCCGAACCGCTCGCGCCCACCCTGTTCCCGCCGGTCGTCCCGGCGCCACCGAAGTAG
- a CDS encoding acyl-CoA ligase (AMP-forming), exosortase A system-associated: MPTRLDDLLRCGDTDHPAVTFKDETVTYGELRARVDGVAGGLRRRGLRRGERVVVYLDKRIETVVALFAVSAAGGVVVPVNPVFKSAQVGYIVADCAAAVLITTPERHRTLLAEGLDTASLREVVLVGELDDNDPTATAWADLDGPAEAPVGVIDADVAAILYTSGSTGGPKGVVLSHRNLLAGAASVADYLGHTADDVVLSVLPLSFDAGFSQLTTAFIAGAHVVLVNYLLPREVVRLCARHGVTALTCVPPLWIQLTALPWPPESTHALRYFANTGGRMPRATLDRLREIFPDAHPYLMYGLTEAFRSTYLDPAEVDRRPDSIGRAIPNAEILVVRPDGTECDPGEHGEIVHRGALVALGYWNDPRRTAERFRPCPTGGASNPGLHSTEIAVWSGDTAYRDEDGFLYFVGRTDDMIKTSGYRVSPTEIEEAAYATGLVGEAVAFGVPDERLGQHVVLVVGGGSCDTETLLKSLEKDLPKYMLPRRVEVLGELPRSGNGKFDRNELRRRLSS, from the coding sequence ATGCCGACTCGACTCGACGACCTCCTGCGGTGTGGCGATACGGACCACCCGGCGGTCACCTTCAAAGACGAGACCGTCACCTATGGCGAACTCCGCGCCCGCGTCGACGGTGTCGCCGGGGGCCTGCGCCGCCGCGGGCTGCGGCGCGGCGAGCGGGTGGTGGTGTACCTCGACAAGCGGATCGAGACCGTCGTCGCCCTGTTCGCCGTGTCCGCGGCCGGTGGTGTCGTCGTCCCGGTCAACCCGGTGTTCAAGTCCGCGCAGGTGGGCTACATCGTGGCCGACTGCGCGGCGGCCGTGCTGATCACGACCCCGGAGCGACACCGGACGCTGCTCGCCGAAGGCCTGGATACCGCGTCGCTGCGCGAAGTTGTGCTGGTCGGTGAACTCGATGACAACGACCCGACGGCCACCGCCTGGGCGGACCTGGACGGTCCGGCCGAGGCGCCCGTGGGCGTGATCGACGCGGATGTCGCCGCGATCCTCTACACCTCGGGCAGCACCGGCGGGCCCAAGGGCGTGGTGCTCTCGCATCGCAATCTCCTGGCGGGCGCGGCGAGCGTCGCCGACTACCTCGGGCACACCGCCGACGACGTCGTGCTGTCCGTGCTCCCGCTGAGTTTCGACGCCGGGTTCAGCCAGCTGACCACGGCGTTCATCGCGGGCGCGCATGTCGTGCTCGTCAACTACCTGCTCCCGCGCGAAGTGGTCCGCCTCTGCGCGCGCCACGGCGTCACGGCGCTCACCTGCGTGCCGCCGCTGTGGATACAGCTCACCGCCCTGCCCTGGCCGCCGGAGTCCACCCACGCGCTGCGGTACTTCGCCAACACCGGCGGCCGGATGCCGCGCGCCACGTTGGACCGGCTGCGCGAGATCTTCCCCGACGCCCACCCGTACTTGATGTACGGGCTGACCGAGGCTTTCCGGTCGACGTATCTCGACCCGGCCGAGGTGGACCGCAGGCCCGATTCGATCGGCCGGGCGATCCCCAACGCGGAGATCCTGGTGGTGCGACCGGACGGCACCGAGTGCGACCCCGGTGAGCACGGCGAGATCGTGCACCGCGGAGCGCTCGTGGCGCTCGGTTACTGGAACGACCCCCGGCGGACGGCGGAGCGCTTTCGGCCCTGTCCGACCGGGGGTGCCAGCAACCCGGGCCTGCACAGCACCGAGATCGCGGTGTGGTCCGGCGACACGGCTTACCGCGACGAGGATGGCTTCCTGTACTTCGTCGGCCGAACCGACGACATGATCAAGACCTCTGGCTATCGGGTGAGTCCCACGGAGATCGAGGAAGCGGCCTACGCCACCGGCCTGGTCGGCGAAGCCGTGGCGTTCGGCGTGCCCGACGAGAGACTCGGGCAGCACGTGGTCCTGGTGGTCGGTGGCGGTTCGTGCGACACCGAGACCTTGCTGAAGTCCCTGGAGAAGGACCTGCCGAAGTACATGCTCCCGCGCCGCGTCGAGGTGCTCGGGGAGCTGCCCCGCTCGGGCAACGGCAAGTTCGACCGCAACGAGCTACGTCGGAGGTTGTCGTCGTGA
- a CDS encoding helix-turn-helix transcriptional regulator: protein MTDTIFGLESGGDLLHRTAGRSPVERARFDGCADAAAFVEQMAATVEGEVMQLVPVFTAGSFEFSRLVADAVLRRGAKLRAVWSSKVLEEPAAAAHAKWLAVRRSAPRVVDHVPIRATLVDRAAAIVHDDDGRAGLIQLDRVLGSLSLIGDRLWRNGIESEIGGADAGESSCDARKKMVLRLLAEGLTDDAIARRIGVSVRTVRNDVAGAMVGLRARSRFQAGVRAVQLGLV, encoded by the coding sequence ATGACCGACACCATCTTCGGGCTCGAATCGGGCGGGGACCTGCTTCACCGGACGGCGGGCCGGTCGCCCGTCGAGCGTGCCCGGTTCGACGGGTGCGCGGACGCGGCGGCGTTCGTCGAGCAGATGGCGGCCACCGTCGAGGGTGAGGTCATGCAGTTGGTGCCGGTCTTCACGGCCGGATCGTTCGAGTTCTCCCGCCTGGTCGCCGACGCGGTGCTTCGCCGCGGTGCGAAGCTGCGGGCGGTGTGGAGCTCCAAGGTTCTTGAGGAGCCCGCCGCGGCCGCGCACGCGAAGTGGCTCGCGGTCCGGCGGTCCGCACCGCGGGTGGTCGACCATGTGCCGATTCGGGCGACCCTTGTGGACCGTGCCGCCGCGATCGTCCACGATGACGACGGCCGGGCCGGGCTGATCCAGCTCGACCGGGTGCTGGGCTCGCTGAGCCTGATCGGGGACCGGTTGTGGCGCAACGGGATCGAGTCGGAAATCGGTGGGGCCGATGCCGGTGAGAGCTCGTGTGACGCGCGGAAGAAGATGGTGTTGCGGCTGTTGGCCGAGGGGTTGACCGACGACGCCATCGCGCGTCGGATCGGGGTCAGTGTGCGCACGGTGCGCAATGATGTGGCCGGGGCGATGGTCGGGCTGCGGGCCCGCAGCCGGTTCCAGGCAGGCGTTCGCGCTGTCCAACTCGGACTCGTTTAA
- a CDS encoding pyridoxal-dependent decarboxylase, exosortase A system-associated, translating to MTEGFGRVDGQLAVGGIAVERLAARVGSTPFFAYDRGLLAARVSAVRAALPTEINLSYAVKANPMPAVIQHMRGLVDGFDVASGAELRNALDTSMPASRVSFAGPGKSLAELTQAVAAGVTVELESEHEVTRVRAVSETLGVAARVALRVNPDFSVRGSGMRLGGGPQQFGIDSERIPAVLETLGDLDFQGFHVFAGSQNLNAESICEAQRKTVELILGFGVAVRYLNLGGGFGIPYSARDKPLDLAPIGENLAALVDGPIRAGLPEARVVVELGRYLVGEAGVYLTRVVDRKVSRGKTFLVVDGGLHHQLAASGNFGQVIRRNYPIAVANRIGSPATETATVVGCLCTPLDLLGDDVELPAAEIGDLVAVFQAGAYGLTASPTAFLSHPAPLEVLV from the coding sequence GTGACCGAAGGGTTTGGGCGGGTCGACGGGCAGTTGGCGGTCGGCGGGATCGCGGTGGAGCGGCTCGCCGCCCGGGTGGGCAGCACGCCGTTCTTCGCTTACGACCGCGGGCTTTTGGCTGCCCGGGTGTCGGCGGTGCGGGCCGCGCTGCCCACGGAGATCAACCTGAGCTACGCGGTGAAGGCCAACCCGATGCCCGCGGTGATCCAGCACATGCGCGGCCTCGTCGACGGGTTCGACGTGGCTTCCGGTGCGGAACTCCGCAACGCGCTCGACACCTCGATGCCCGCGTCCCGGGTGAGTTTCGCCGGGCCGGGGAAGTCCTTGGCGGAGCTGACCCAGGCGGTCGCGGCCGGGGTGACGGTCGAGTTGGAGTCCGAGCACGAGGTGACCCGTGTTCGTGCCGTCAGCGAGACGCTCGGCGTCGCGGCGAGGGTCGCACTTCGGGTCAATCCCGACTTCAGCGTGCGCGGGTCCGGGATGCGGCTCGGTGGTGGGCCCCAGCAGTTCGGGATCGACTCGGAGCGGATTCCGGCGGTCCTGGAGACGTTGGGGGACCTGGACTTCCAGGGGTTCCACGTGTTCGCCGGGTCGCAGAACCTGAACGCCGAGAGCATCTGTGAGGCACAGCGCAAGACCGTGGAGTTGATCCTGGGGTTCGGGGTTGCGGTGCGGTACCTCAACCTCGGTGGTGGCTTCGGCATCCCCTATTCCGCGCGGGACAAGCCATTGGACCTCGCGCCCATCGGGGAGAACCTGGCGGCCTTGGTGGACGGCCCGATCCGGGCAGGGCTGCCGGAGGCGCGGGTGGTCGTGGAACTCGGGCGCTATCTGGTCGGAGAAGCGGGCGTGTACCTCACCCGGGTCGTGGATCGGAAGGTGTCTCGCGGCAAGACTTTCCTTGTCGTGGACGGCGGTTTGCACCACCAGCTGGCCGCGTCCGGGAACTTCGGGCAGGTGATCCGGCGGAACTATCCGATCGCCGTGGCGAACCGGATCGGTTCCCCGGCCACCGAGACGGCGACTGTCGTGGGCTGCCTGTGCACTCCGCTTGACCTGCTCGGTGACGATGTCGAGCTGCCCGCGGCCGAGATCGGGGATCTTGTCGCGGTGTTCCAGGCCGGCGCTTACGGACTGACCGCCAGCCCCACAGCGTTCCTGAGCCACCCGGCACCGCTCGAAGTGCTGGTCTAA
- a CDS encoding condensation domain-containing protein, whose translation MKSADLCWGQRYIWLRHHHLPAHARHEAHIVLRFDMPAGVTLAMVRATLNYLVRRHEALRTTYHFDADRDPEQRVHPPAAVPVVQVTVERDGTATPAEVVEELSSTEFDLAVQWPIRACLITAGGAPKQLVLVLNHMAFDAWTVDRFEREFEALGAGLAARKPAVLEPIRHQPTDLARWESSAEALAAKEKALAYWRGEITELATDLFATRRGPGAEPAARGATLTSPSMLAACRRIADRHTVWPSLVHVAVYSMVMAAYTGSAEVAHLSFSGNREANPYADVMTCMFSPLLLRVDCGDNPPFSEVLRGAATRFRSAQDNAGVPYDELVELLSRESSRRGEAVRTGSELNFLNHGAHVSKARRTKFTWSPTPAAWAEYGADTFFRIYELQDAVVIALNALSTVMDADAVEKFLRGYESVLLALDEQGSDLRLDEIAAMIGFAPAAPTRMSEVETAATAAEAALALAAAVGQANGLGEVRLSDSYTVAGGRVLRIPRVLALLAEQGWTGITVHQLASGVALSKLAARLTAAVTTTI comes from the coding sequence GTGAAGAGCGCAGACCTTTGTTGGGGCCAGCGGTACATCTGGCTGCGACACCACCACCTGCCCGCGCACGCCCGGCATGAGGCGCACATCGTCCTCAGGTTCGACATGCCCGCCGGTGTCACCCTCGCGATGGTCCGCGCGACGCTCAACTACCTGGTGCGCAGGCATGAGGCGCTGCGCACCACGTACCACTTCGACGCCGACCGGGACCCGGAGCAGCGGGTCCACCCGCCGGCCGCGGTCCCGGTCGTCCAGGTGACGGTGGAGCGCGACGGCACCGCGACCCCGGCCGAGGTGGTCGAGGAACTGAGTTCCACGGAGTTCGACCTCGCCGTCCAGTGGCCGATCCGCGCGTGCCTGATCACCGCCGGTGGCGCCCCGAAGCAACTGGTGCTGGTGCTCAACCACATGGCGTTCGACGCCTGGACCGTCGACCGGTTCGAACGCGAGTTCGAAGCCCTCGGCGCCGGTCTCGCCGCACGCAAACCCGCGGTGCTCGAACCGATCCGGCACCAGCCGACCGACCTCGCCCGGTGGGAGTCCTCCGCCGAAGCCCTTGCCGCGAAGGAAAAGGCGCTCGCCTACTGGCGCGGCGAGATCACCGAGTTGGCCACGGACCTGTTCGCCACGCGCCGCGGACCCGGTGCGGAACCGGCCGCCCGCGGCGCGACGCTGACCTCGCCCTCGATGCTCGCCGCGTGCCGCCGGATCGCCGACCGGCACACGGTGTGGCCGTCGCTGGTCCACGTGGCGGTGTACTCGATGGTGATGGCCGCCTATACCGGCAGCGCCGAGGTCGCGCACCTGTCGTTCTCGGGCAACCGGGAGGCGAACCCGTACGCCGACGTCATGACGTGCATGTTCTCCCCGTTGCTGCTGCGCGTGGACTGCGGGGACAACCCGCCGTTCTCCGAGGTGCTGCGCGGCGCCGCCACCCGGTTCCGGTCGGCTCAGGACAACGCGGGTGTGCCGTACGACGAACTCGTGGAGTTGTTGTCCCGCGAGAGTTCCCGGCGCGGCGAGGCGGTGCGCACGGGGTCGGAGCTGAACTTCCTCAACCACGGCGCGCACGTGTCCAAGGCCCGGCGGACGAAGTTCACCTGGAGCCCGACACCGGCCGCGTGGGCGGAGTACGGCGCCGACACGTTCTTCCGGATCTACGAGTTGCAGGACGCCGTCGTCATCGCGCTGAACGCCCTGTCCACGGTCATGGACGCCGACGCCGTCGAGAAGTTCCTGCGCGGCTACGAGTCCGTACTGCTGGCCCTCGACGAACAGGGAAGCGACCTCCGGCTCGACGAGATCGCCGCGATGATCGGGTTCGCGCCCGCCGCGCCGACGCGGATGTCTGAGGTCGAGACCGCTGCGACGGCGGCGGAGGCCGCACTGGCACTCGCGGCGGCCGTCGGCCAGGCGAACGGACTCGGCGAAGTCCGGTTGTCGGACAGCTACACGGTGGCGGGCGGCCGGGTCCTGCGTATCCCCCGAGTGCTCGCGCTGCTCGCCGAGCAAGGCTGGACCGGGATCACCGTCCACCAACTCGCCTCCGGCGTCGCCTTGTCGAAGCTGGCCGCGCGGTTGACCGCGGCAGTGACCACGACGATCTGA
- a CDS encoding MMPL family transporter, whose translation MILVGTAAFVAFAGIWGTGVFDRLADDGSLSDPASESQRIIARVADEIGRANVHLIALYSSDTLEVTDARFRDPVNAVVADLKADKAVEMVTSFYETKAPSLVSTEKNATYVPIRFVAGTGEAVVKQVRDRLAIEGLTTQIGGQLAVNLDIDKQVGDDIVRAELIATPILLLLLVFIFGSVVAASMPLLIGGVAILGAFTAVRGLTMVTDVSVFSINIITILGLGLAVDYALFMVSRFREELDKGYEVNDAVRRTMATAGRTVAVSGVVVTLALSGLMIFPQMLLRSMGLGGASAVIVAMLTSLTVLPAMLAVLGHRINALRLPWLRKRKIPTVTGAVAKTADSGVWARIANSVMRRPVLYTLGVTMILLLLAAPFTRVQFGGVDERVLPPGTESRVVSERLASEFDGDGVDPIRVLISGASKDTATAFAKQIEDVSGVRATSVAGQKGDSTLLTVGYDGASNSEHARNIVVGIRDLPPPAGAEVLVGGPTAGVVDQVNGLGERVPWMLLLVAGITFVLLALAFGSLVVPLKAIVMNLVSIGAAFGVVVWIFQDGNFAGLLNFTPTGYIDASQPILMLAILFGLSMDYEVFLLSRIREQWDTLGDNTAAVASGVQRTGGIITSAALLLCVVVGAFATSGITFIKMVGVGMLVALAVDATLVRLLLVPATMRLLGGANWWAPKFLRRMYSRYGFHESDDPDEPVGAKPEPNLVTTH comes from the coding sequence TTGATCCTGGTCGGGACGGCCGCATTCGTAGCGTTTGCCGGGATCTGGGGCACCGGTGTGTTCGACCGCCTCGCCGATGACGGCAGCCTCAGCGACCCGGCCAGCGAATCGCAGCGGATCATCGCCCGGGTGGCCGACGAGATCGGCCGCGCGAACGTCCATCTCATCGCCCTCTACTCCAGCGACACCCTCGAGGTGACCGACGCGCGGTTCCGCGACCCGGTCAACGCCGTCGTCGCCGACCTCAAGGCGGACAAGGCCGTCGAGATGGTCACGTCGTTCTACGAGACCAAGGCGCCCTCGCTGGTCTCCACGGAGAAGAACGCCACCTACGTGCCGATCCGGTTCGTCGCGGGAACCGGAGAGGCGGTCGTCAAGCAGGTCCGGGACCGGCTCGCCATCGAGGGCCTGACCACGCAGATCGGCGGGCAGCTCGCGGTCAACCTGGACATCGACAAGCAGGTCGGCGACGACATCGTGCGCGCGGAGCTGATCGCGACGCCGATCCTGTTGCTGCTGCTGGTGTTCATCTTCGGCAGCGTGGTCGCGGCGAGCATGCCGCTGCTCATCGGCGGCGTGGCCATCCTCGGCGCGTTCACCGCCGTGCGGGGCCTGACGATGGTCACCGACGTGTCGGTGTTCTCGATCAACATCATCACCATCCTCGGCCTCGGGTTGGCCGTGGACTACGCGCTGTTCATGGTGAGCCGCTTCCGCGAGGAACTCGACAAGGGCTACGAGGTCAACGACGCGGTGCGGCGCACCATGGCCACCGCGGGCCGCACGGTCGCGGTGTCCGGTGTCGTCGTCACCCTGGCGCTGTCCGGTCTGATGATCTTCCCGCAGATGCTGCTGCGCTCGATGGGCCTCGGCGGCGCGTCGGCGGTGATCGTCGCGATGCTGACGAGCCTCACGGTTCTTCCCGCGATGCTCGCGGTGCTCGGACACCGGATCAACGCGCTTCGCCTGCCGTGGCTGCGCAAGCGCAAGATCCCGACCGTGACCGGCGCGGTGGCCAAGACCGCTGACAGCGGGGTGTGGGCCCGCATCGCGAACAGTGTCATGCGCAGGCCCGTGCTCTACACCCTGGGCGTCACCATGATCCTGCTGCTGCTCGCCGCCCCGTTCACCCGCGTGCAGTTCGGCGGCGTCGACGAGCGGGTCCTCCCGCCGGGCACCGAGAGCCGCGTCGTCTCCGAGCGCCTGGCGTCGGAGTTCGACGGCGACGGCGTCGACCCCATCCGGGTCCTGATCAGCGGCGCGTCCAAGGACACGGCCACGGCGTTCGCCAAGCAGATCGAGGACGTCTCCGGCGTCCGCGCCACCTCGGTCGCGGGCCAGAAGGGCGACTCGACCCTGCTGACCGTGGGCTACGACGGCGCGTCCAACTCCGAGCACGCCCGCAACATCGTGGTCGGCATCCGCGACCTGCCCCCGCCCGCGGGCGCGGAAGTCCTGGTGGGCGGCCCGACAGCGGGTGTCGTCGACCAGGTGAACGGCCTGGGCGAACGGGTGCCGTGGATGCTGCTGCTGGTCGCGGGCATCACGTTCGTCCTGCTGGCCTTGGCTTTCGGCTCGCTGGTGGTGCCGCTGAAGGCGATCGTGATGAACCTCGTGTCCATCGGCGCCGCCTTCGGTGTGGTGGTGTGGATCTTCCAGGACGGCAACTTCGCGGGCCTGCTGAACTTCACCCCCACCGGCTACATCGACGCGAGTCAGCCGATCCTGATGCTGGCCATCCTGTTCGGCCTGTCGATGGACTACGAGGTGTTCCTGCTGTCGCGGATTCGCGAGCAGTGGGACACCCTCGGCGACAACACGGCGGCGGTCGCCAGCGGCGTCCAGCGCACCGGCGGCATCATCACCTCGGCGGCCCTGCTGCTGTGCGTGGTGGTGGGCGCTTTCGCGACGTCGGGCATCACGTTCATCAAGATGGTCGGCGTGGGCATGCTCGTCGCCCTCGCGGTGGATGCCACGTTGGTCCGGCTGCTGCTGGTGCCGGCGACGATGCGGCTGCTCGGCGGCGCGAACTGGTGGGCCCCGAAGTTCTTGCGGCGCATGTACAGCCGCTACGGCTTCCACGAGTCCGACGACCCGGACGAGCCGGTCGGCGCGAAGCCGGAGCCGAATCTGGTCACTACCCACTAG